A DNA window from Mycolicibacter terrae contains the following coding sequences:
- a CDS encoding fatty acyl-AMP ligase, protein MSRFTDNMFRSARESTKGMVTGEPHEPVRHTWAEVHERARRIAGGLAAAGVGPGDAVGVLAGAPVEIAPTAQGVWIRAASLTMLHQPTPRTDLAVWAEDTMTVVDMIDAKAVIISDPFLAAMPILQEKGLKVLTVAELLAADPIDPVEAGEDDLALMQLTSGSTGSPKAVQITHRNIYSNAEAMFISAEYDVDKDVMVSWLPCFHDMGMIGFLTVPMYFGAELVKITPMDFLRDTLLWAKLIDKYKGTMTAAPNFAYALFAKRLRKQATPGQFDLSTLRFALSGAEPVEPADVEDLIDAGKPFGLKPEAILPAYGMAETVLAVSFSKCGAGLVVDEIDADLLAALRRAVPATKGNTRRLASLGPLLKGIEIRIVDENGNALPARGVGVIQLRGEPVTPGYLTMAGFLPAQDEHGWYDTGDLGYQMENGHVVVCGRVKDVIIMAGRNIYPTDIERAAGRVEGVRPGCAVAVRLDAGHSRETFAVAVESNAWQDPAEVRRIEHQVAHEVVTEVDMRPRNVVVLGPGSIPKTPSGKLRRANSVALVT, encoded by the coding sequence GTGAGCAGGTTTACCGACAACATGTTCCGCAGCGCACGCGAATCCACCAAGGGCATGGTCACCGGTGAGCCGCACGAACCCGTCCGGCACACCTGGGCCGAGGTCCACGAGCGCGCTCGTCGCATCGCCGGCGGATTGGCCGCGGCCGGCGTCGGCCCGGGTGACGCGGTCGGTGTGCTGGCCGGCGCCCCGGTAGAAATCGCCCCCACCGCGCAGGGCGTCTGGATACGTGCAGCCAGCCTGACGATGCTGCACCAGCCCACTCCGCGCACCGACCTGGCGGTATGGGCAGAAGACACCATGACCGTCGTCGACATGATCGACGCCAAGGCCGTGATCATCTCCGACCCGTTCCTGGCCGCGATGCCGATTCTGCAGGAGAAGGGCCTGAAGGTCCTGACCGTCGCGGAGCTGCTGGCCGCCGACCCGATCGACCCGGTGGAGGCCGGTGAGGACGACCTGGCGCTGATGCAGTTGACGTCCGGATCGACCGGGTCGCCGAAGGCCGTGCAGATCACCCACCGCAACATCTACTCCAACGCCGAGGCGATGTTCATCAGCGCCGAGTACGACGTCGACAAGGACGTCATGGTCAGCTGGCTGCCGTGCTTCCACGACATGGGCATGATCGGCTTCCTGACCGTGCCGATGTACTTCGGCGCCGAGCTGGTCAAGATCACCCCGATGGACTTCCTGCGCGACACCCTGCTGTGGGCCAAGCTGATCGACAAGTACAAGGGCACCATGACCGCCGCCCCGAACTTCGCCTACGCGCTGTTCGCCAAGCGGCTGCGCAAACAGGCCACTCCGGGCCAGTTCGACCTGTCCACGCTGCGGTTCGCGCTCTCGGGCGCCGAGCCGGTCGAGCCCGCCGACGTCGAGGACCTGATCGACGCCGGTAAGCCGTTCGGCTTGAAGCCCGAGGCGATCCTGCCGGCCTACGGCATGGCCGAGACGGTGCTGGCGGTGTCGTTCTCCAAGTGCGGAGCGGGCCTGGTCGTCGACGAGATCGACGCCGACCTGCTCGCCGCGTTGCGCCGCGCGGTGCCGGCCACCAAGGGCAACACCCGGCGGCTGGCATCGCTGGGCCCGCTGCTCAAGGGCATCGAGATCCGGATCGTCGACGAGAACGGCAACGCGTTGCCGGCGCGCGGGGTGGGCGTCATCCAGCTGCGCGGCGAGCCGGTGACCCCGGGGTACCTGACGATGGCGGGCTTCCTGCCGGCGCAGGACGAGCACGGCTGGTATGACACCGGGGACCTGGGCTACCAGATGGAGAACGGCCACGTCGTGGTGTGCGGCCGGGTCAAGGACGTCATCATCATGGCCGGCCGCAACATCTACCCGACCGACATCGAGCGGGCCGCGGGCCGGGTCGAGGGGGTGCGGCCGGGCTGTGCGGTGGCGGTGCGCCTGGACGCCGGGCACTCCCGCGAGACGTTCGCGGTCGCGGTGGAGTCCAACGCCTGGCAGGATCCGGCCGAGGTGCGCCGGATCGAGCACCAGGTGGCGCACGAGGTGGTCACCGAGGTCGACATGCGGCCCCGCAACGTGGTGGTGCTGGGGCCGGGCAGTATCCCCAAGACCCCGTCGGGCAAGTTGCGCCGGGCCAACTCCGTCGCCCTGGTCACCTAG
- a CDS encoding 4-(cytidine 5'-diphospho)-2-C-methyl-D-erythritol kinase: MTASDGNAATEWSPTGSVTVRAPGKLNLHLAVGDRRDDGYHELTTVFHAVSLVDEVTVRDADVLSLRIAGEGADVLPTDEHNLAWRAAELMAEHVGRAPDVAISIDKSIPVAGGMAGGSADAAAVLVGMNVLWELGVPRRDLHALAARLGSDVPFALHGGTALGTGRGEELATVLTRETFHWVLAFAEGGLSTPAVFAELDRLRDTGRALPELGESEPVLAALAAGDPQRLADLLGNDLQVAAVSLKPALRRTLRAGVEAGALSGIVTGSGPTCAFLCASAASAADVAVELAAVGAGRAVRVASGPVYGARVVPSSVTGV; the protein is encoded by the coding sequence GTGACCGCATCCGACGGAAATGCCGCCACCGAGTGGTCCCCGACCGGGTCGGTCACCGTGCGGGCGCCGGGAAAGCTCAACCTCCACCTGGCCGTCGGCGACCGTCGCGACGACGGCTACCACGAGCTGACCACCGTTTTCCACGCCGTGTCACTGGTCGACGAGGTGACCGTCCGCGATGCCGACGTGCTGTCGTTGCGGATCGCCGGCGAGGGCGCCGACGTGCTACCCACCGATGAACACAACCTGGCCTGGCGTGCCGCCGAACTGATGGCCGAGCACGTGGGCCGAGCCCCCGACGTGGCGATCTCGATCGACAAATCCATCCCGGTGGCCGGCGGCATGGCCGGCGGCAGTGCCGATGCCGCGGCGGTGCTGGTCGGGATGAACGTGCTCTGGGAGCTGGGCGTGCCGCGCCGCGACCTGCACGCCCTGGCCGCCCGGCTGGGCAGCGACGTGCCGTTCGCCCTGCACGGCGGCACCGCACTGGGCACCGGCCGCGGTGAGGAACTGGCCACGGTGCTGACCCGCGAGACGTTCCACTGGGTGCTGGCCTTCGCCGAGGGCGGCCTGTCCACGCCCGCGGTCTTCGCCGAACTGGACCGGCTGCGCGACACCGGGCGTGCCCTGCCGGAGTTGGGCGAGTCCGAGCCGGTGCTGGCGGCGTTGGCCGCCGGTGATCCGCAGCGGCTGGCCGATCTGCTCGGCAATGACCTGCAGGTGGCGGCGGTCAGCCTCAAACCCGCCTTGCGGCGCACGCTGCGGGCCGGCGTGGAAGCAGGTGCGCTGTCGGGAATCGTGACCGGTTCCGGACCGACGTGTGCGTTCCTGTGCGCCTCGGCCGCGTCGGCTGCCGATGTCGCCGTGGAGCTCGCGGCGGTCGGTGCCGGCCGTGCGGTGCGGGTGGCCAGCGGCCCGGTCTACGGTGCCCGGGTGGTGCCGTCGTCGGTGACCGGAGTGTGA
- a CDS encoding PE-PPE domain-containing protein — MTTLSRPDLRTWGAVPLALAGILALGAAPAVTPGVTASAKTVVAQATLLDTESWIMGGSGLPVPPPQYLAALTDRFLDPATPKFAGQPLFPVDVTNPLFTPEGLYPLTGVKSLPLDTSLAQGVSILHQKIMDETAAGNNLVVLGYSQSGVINAMEIKQLLSLPEAERPDADQLSFVMLGSPSTPDGGLLSRFDLTSINPNLPELTLPSLGVTFNGGTPADTPWETAFYTQEYDGFADFPKYPLNFISDLNAFMGIMYVHGTYPTLTDEQLASAIELPVSDDYTGNTQYFMIPTEDLPLLQPLRGSGFGNAIADLLQPSLRVLVNLGYGDIEHGWSQGPADVSTPFGVFPDVSLQDVFTALVNGAQQGWTDFTDDLQNLSSSSAADLLGFGLGSADFVMPSLTDIVNTLTSASATLYSTLLPTADILNSLITTLPAYSATLFAQELASGDLLNAIGLPLAATTGLVTMAAGFEFMVMSSALSSIQADFADLFG; from the coding sequence ATGACAACGCTGTCCCGGCCTGACCTGCGCACCTGGGGTGCCGTGCCCCTGGCTCTCGCCGGCATCCTCGCGCTCGGGGCGGCGCCCGCGGTGACGCCCGGGGTGACAGCGAGCGCGAAAACCGTGGTGGCCCAGGCGACTTTGCTGGACACCGAGTCGTGGATCATGGGTGGCAGCGGGTTGCCCGTCCCACCGCCGCAGTACCTGGCCGCCCTCACCGATCGGTTCCTGGACCCCGCGACGCCCAAGTTCGCCGGCCAACCGCTGTTCCCGGTGGACGTCACCAACCCGCTGTTCACCCCGGAGGGCCTCTACCCGCTCACCGGCGTGAAGTCGCTGCCCCTGGACACCTCGCTGGCCCAGGGCGTCTCGATTTTGCACCAGAAGATCATGGACGAGACCGCCGCCGGCAATAACCTTGTCGTGCTGGGCTATTCGCAGAGCGGTGTCATCAATGCGATGGAGATCAAGCAGCTGCTGAGCCTGCCCGAGGCCGAGCGGCCGGACGCCGATCAGCTGTCCTTCGTGATGCTGGGCAGCCCCAGCACCCCTGACGGCGGTCTGCTGTCCCGCTTCGACCTGACCAGCATCAACCCGAACCTGCCGGAGCTGACGCTGCCCAGCCTCGGCGTCACCTTCAACGGCGGCACCCCGGCCGACACCCCGTGGGAGACCGCGTTCTACACCCAGGAGTACGACGGCTTCGCCGACTTCCCCAAATACCCGCTGAACTTCATATCGGACCTCAACGCCTTCATGGGCATCATGTACGTGCACGGCACCTACCCGACGCTGACCGACGAGCAGCTGGCGTCGGCCATCGAGCTGCCGGTCAGCGACGACTACACCGGTAACACCCAGTACTTCATGATCCCCACCGAGGACCTGCCGCTACTGCAGCCGTTGCGTGGCAGCGGATTCGGCAACGCGATCGCCGACCTGCTGCAGCCGAGCCTGCGGGTGCTGGTCAACCTCGGCTACGGGGACATCGAGCACGGCTGGTCCCAGGGGCCGGCCGATGTGTCCACCCCGTTCGGCGTGTTCCCGGACGTCAGCCTCCAAGATGTGTTCACCGCCCTGGTCAACGGCGCGCAGCAGGGCTGGACCGACTTCACCGACGACCTGCAGAACCTCTCGTCGAGCAGCGCAGCGGACCTGTTGGGTTTCGGCCTGGGCAGTGCGGATTTCGTCATGCCCAGCCTGACCGACATCGTCAACACGCTCACCAGTGCCAGCGCGACCCTGTACAGCACGCTGCTGCCGACCGCCGACATCCTCAACTCCTTGATCACCACCCTGCCGGCCTACAGCGCGACGTTGTTCGCCCAAGAGTTGGCGTCGGGTGACCTGCTCAACGCGATCGGCCTGCCGCTGGCGGCCACCACCGGGCTGGTCACCATGGCGGCCGGCTTCGAGTTCATGGTGATGAGCAGTGCGCTGAGCTCGATCCAGGCCGACTTCGCCGATCTGTTCGGATAA
- a CDS encoding serine/threonine-protein kinase has protein sequence MGEAGGDYDGYLIDREVGRGGHATVYLAHHCPPRADPDPPVALKVLDESHRTPVEQARLEREFEFARVLDHPNIVTVYGLGSFWLAMQFVDGGKSTGLQTLPDQLTALAQIADALDYAHRRGIVHSDVKPANILIPADFPRSGAVLTDFGSAHAVVEDARPRLRKPRHAGNPEVSLPYAAPEILCGKAPSAATDEYALACTAVELLTGAPPFPAPSAAELVDAHLRSLPPPVSEAFGPAARALDVVVERAMAKFPARRYGSCTEFVEQLSRVLAEPLG, from the coding sequence ATGGGTGAGGCCGGCGGGGACTACGACGGCTACCTGATCGACCGGGAGGTCGGGCGCGGGGGGCATGCCACCGTGTACCTGGCCCATCACTGCCCACCGCGGGCCGATCCCGACCCGCCGGTGGCTCTGAAGGTCCTCGACGAATCGCACCGCACCCCCGTCGAGCAGGCCCGGCTGGAACGCGAGTTCGAGTTCGCGCGCGTCCTCGACCACCCCAACATCGTCACGGTCTACGGCCTCGGGTCGTTCTGGCTGGCGATGCAGTTCGTCGACGGCGGAAAGTCGACCGGCCTGCAGACGTTGCCGGACCAATTGACCGCACTGGCCCAGATCGCCGACGCCCTCGACTACGCCCACCGCCGCGGCATCGTGCACAGCGACGTCAAACCCGCCAACATCCTGATCCCCGCGGACTTCCCGCGCAGCGGGGCGGTGCTGACCGATTTCGGTTCGGCCCACGCGGTTGTCGAGGACGCCCGGCCGCGACTCCGAAAGCCCCGACATGCCGGCAACCCCGAGGTCTCGCTGCCCTACGCCGCGCCGGAGATCCTGTGCGGCAAGGCCCCGTCGGCCGCCACCGACGAATACGCGCTGGCCTGTACCGCGGTCGAGTTACTCACCGGGGCGCCGCCCTTCCCCGCGCCGAGCGCGGCCGAGCTGGTGGATGCGCACCTGCGGTCGCTGCCACCGCCGGTCTCGGAGGCGTTCGGCCCGGCGGCCCGGGCCCTCGACGTGGTGGTGGAGCGGGCAATGGCGAAATTCCCGGCCCGGCGCTACGGCTCTTGCACCGAGTTCGTCGAACAGCTGTCCCGGGTGCTCGCTGAACCGCTCGGCTGA
- the rsmA gene encoding 16S rRNA (adenine(1518)-N(6)/adenine(1519)-N(6))-dimethyltransferase RsmA has product MQRETLTIGLLGAGDIRALASELDLRPRKALGQNFVHDANTVRRIVAGAGITPADHVLEVGPGLGSLTLALLEHGPTVIAVEKDPVLAGRLPATVAEHAPADADRLAVLGRDVLTVRRDEVAPEPTAVVANLPYNVAVPALLHLLAEFASIRTVMVMVQLEVAERLAAEPGGKDYGVPSAKARFFGEVRRCGTVPPSVFWPVPRVNSGLVRIDRYDTAPWPVDDAFRRQVFALIDLAFAQRRKTLRNAFADWAGSGEQAAERLEAAGIDPARRGETLSIADFVRLLQVSHQAGGSASLDGGEAKLGPPHQPSGSASTRDSCSTNSVQEP; this is encoded by the coding sequence GTGCAGCGGGAGACGCTGACCATCGGGCTACTCGGGGCCGGCGACATCAGAGCCCTGGCCTCAGAACTGGACCTGCGGCCCCGCAAAGCCTTGGGGCAGAACTTCGTTCATGACGCCAACACCGTGCGCCGGATCGTCGCCGGTGCCGGAATCACCCCCGCCGATCATGTCCTGGAAGTCGGTCCCGGACTGGGATCGCTGACCTTGGCCCTGCTCGAGCATGGGCCTACGGTCATCGCCGTGGAGAAGGATCCGGTACTGGCCGGCCGGCTCCCGGCGACCGTCGCCGAGCACGCACCCGCCGATGCCGACCGCTTGGCGGTGCTGGGCCGCGATGTCTTGACCGTGCGCCGCGACGAGGTGGCCCCCGAGCCGACGGCGGTGGTGGCGAACCTGCCCTACAACGTCGCCGTCCCGGCCCTGCTGCACCTGCTGGCCGAATTCGCCTCCATCCGCACCGTGATGGTCATGGTGCAGTTGGAGGTGGCCGAGCGGCTGGCCGCCGAGCCGGGCGGCAAGGACTACGGGGTGCCCAGCGCCAAGGCACGGTTCTTCGGCGAGGTGCGCCGTTGCGGCACCGTTCCGCCGAGCGTGTTCTGGCCGGTGCCGCGGGTGAACTCCGGACTGGTGCGCATCGACCGGTACGACACCGCGCCGTGGCCGGTCGACGACGCGTTTCGCCGGCAGGTCTTCGCGCTGATCGACCTGGCGTTCGCCCAGCGCCGCAAGACCCTCCGCAACGCCTTTGCCGACTGGGCGGGATCGGGCGAACAGGCCGCCGAGCGGCTGGAGGCGGCCGGTATCGACCCGGCGCGACGCGGTGAGACCCTGTCGATCGCCGACTTCGTGCGCCTGCTTCAGGTCTCGCATCAGGCCGGCGGTTCAGCGAGCCTCGACGGAGGAGAGGCGAAGCTGGGACCGCCGCATCAGCCGAGCGGTTCAGCGAGCACCCGGGACAGCTGTTCGACGAACTCGGTGCAAGAGCCGTAG
- a CDS encoding resuscitation-promoting factor, whose amino-acid sequence MNTLTRLHQAPSPMLRMLVGALLLVLVFAGGFAVASSKTVTLDVDGTPVTVTTMRSRVIDVVAENGFDIGERDDVTPAADARVHDADTIVVRRSRPLQLSLDGREPKQVWTTALSVDEALAQLSMTDTAPAAASRGSRVPLAGMALPVLSAKNVRIDDGGAVRNVRLAARNVAELLAADGAPLEQADKVSPPASTPVTEGMAIQVTRIRVKQVTERVPLPPTARRVEDPTMNMSRQVVEDPGTPGTQDVTYSVATVDGAETGRLPVSNAVVTPARDSVLRVGAKPGTEVPPSVHGAAWDRIANCESHGNWAINTGNGFYGGVQFDYGTWIANGGLKYAPRADMATREEQIAIAEVTQARQGWGAWPVCSGRR is encoded by the coding sequence TTGAACACTTTGACCAGGCTGCATCAGGCCCCCTCGCCGATGCTGCGGATGCTGGTCGGCGCGTTGCTGTTGGTGCTGGTCTTCGCCGGCGGTTTCGCGGTCGCCAGTTCCAAGACGGTGACGCTGGATGTCGACGGCACCCCGGTGACCGTGACCACGATGCGGTCGCGGGTGATCGACGTCGTCGCCGAGAACGGGTTCGACATCGGCGAACGCGACGACGTGACCCCCGCGGCGGACGCCCGGGTGCACGACGCCGACACGATCGTGGTGCGTCGCAGCCGGCCGCTGCAGCTGTCACTGGACGGCCGCGAGCCCAAGCAGGTGTGGACGACGGCGCTGTCGGTCGACGAGGCGCTGGCGCAACTGTCGATGACCGACACCGCCCCGGCAGCGGCGTCCCGCGGCAGCCGGGTGCCGCTGGCGGGCATGGCGCTGCCGGTGCTGAGCGCCAAGAACGTCCGGATCGACGACGGCGGTGCCGTGCGCAACGTGCGGCTGGCCGCCCGGAACGTCGCCGAACTGCTGGCCGCCGACGGGGCCCCGCTGGAACAGGCCGACAAGGTCAGCCCGCCGGCCTCGACGCCTGTCACCGAGGGCATGGCGATCCAGGTGACCCGTATCCGGGTCAAGCAGGTCACCGAGCGGGTGCCGCTGCCCCCGACCGCGCGGCGCGTCGAAGATCCGACGATGAACATGAGCCGGCAGGTCGTCGAGGACCCGGGCACCCCGGGCACCCAGGACGTGACCTACTCGGTGGCCACCGTCGACGGCGCCGAGACCGGCCGGCTGCCGGTGTCCAACGCGGTGGTGACCCCGGCCCGTGACTCGGTGCTGCGGGTCGGCGCCAAGCCGGGCACCGAGGTGCCGCCGTCGGTCCACGGCGCGGCGTGGGACCGCATCGCCAACTGCGAGTCCCACGGAAACTGGGCGATCAACACCGGCAACGGCTTCTACGGCGGGGTGCAGTTCGACTACGGCACCTGGATCGCCAACGGCGGGCTCAAGTACGCCCCGCGCGCGGATATGGCCACCCGCGAGGAGCAGATCGCGATCGCCGAGGTCACCCAGGCCCGGCAGGGCTGGGGCGCCTGGCCGGTGTGCAGCGGGAGACGCTGA
- a CDS encoding TatD family hydrolase, whose product MRVSSKRSAKTPPPAPEPLSPLVDAHTHLDACGADDDSTLRAIMDRAAAAGVQAVVTVADDLDSARWVTRAADADERVYAAVALHPTRADALTGDARTEIEALVAHPRVVAVGETGLDLYWPGRLEGCADPRTQREAFAWHIDLAKRTGKPLMIHNRDADAAILDVLRAEGAPETVIFHCFSSGPEMAHTCVDAGWMLSLSGTVSFKNARDLREAVPSIPAEQLLVETDAPFLTPHPYRGAPNEPYCLPYTVRALAELLGVSAAELAQVTSRNARRVYDLP is encoded by the coding sequence GTGCGGGTGAGCTCGAAACGATCAGCCAAAACTCCACCGCCCGCGCCGGAGCCGCTGAGTCCGCTGGTCGACGCGCACACCCACCTGGATGCCTGCGGCGCCGACGACGACTCCACGCTGCGCGCGATCATGGACCGGGCCGCCGCCGCCGGGGTGCAGGCCGTGGTGACCGTTGCCGATGACCTGGATTCGGCGCGCTGGGTGACCCGGGCCGCCGACGCCGACGAGCGGGTCTATGCCGCGGTGGCTCTGCACCCCACCCGCGCCGATGCCCTGACCGGCGACGCCCGCACCGAGATCGAAGCGCTGGTCGCCCACCCGCGGGTGGTGGCGGTCGGCGAGACCGGGCTGGACCTGTACTGGCCGGGCCGCCTGGAGGGCTGCGCCGACCCGCGCACCCAGCGCGAGGCCTTCGCCTGGCACATCGACCTGGCCAAACGCACCGGCAAGCCGCTGATGATCCACAACCGCGACGCCGACGCCGCGATACTGGACGTGTTGCGCGCCGAGGGCGCTCCCGAGACGGTGATCTTCCACTGTTTCTCGTCGGGCCCCGAGATGGCTCACACCTGCGTCGACGCCGGCTGGATGCTGAGCCTGTCCGGCACAGTCAGCTTCAAAAACGCCCGTGACCTGCGGGAAGCCGTTCCGTCGATCCCGGCCGAGCAGTTGCTGGTGGAGACCGACGCCCCGTTTCTGACCCCGCACCCCTACCGTGGCGCACCCAACGAGCCGTACTGCCTGCCATACACTGTGCGTGCGCTGGCCGAGCTGCTGGGGGTGTCGGCAGCCGAACTGGCGCAGGTCACGAGCCGCAACGCCCGTCGGGTGTACGACTTGCCGTGA
- the metG gene encoding methionine--tRNA ligase has protein sequence MQPFYVTTAITYPNGDPHIGHAYEYIATDAIARFHRLDGFDVRYLTGTDEHGLKMAETAAAEGIPTAELARRNSDVFERLQRKLNISFDRFIRTTDPDHLEASKAIWQRMVDAGDIYLDAYSGWYSVRDERFFTEGETRALDDGTRVAAETGAPVTWTEEQTYFFRLSAYTDRLLAHYEANPGFIAPEVRRNEVVSFVSGGLRDLSISRTSFDWGVPVPGHPDHVMYVWVDALTNYLTGVGYPDTDSESFRRYWPADLHMIGKDIIRFHTVYWPAFLMSAGIELPRKVFAHGFLLNSGEKMSKSVGNVIDPAEFVEKFGVDQVRYFLLREIPFGQDGSISEEAMISRVNADLANELGNLAQRSLSMVAKNLDGVVPEPVAPTGDDEELLALADGLLEKVRAAFGTQAMHLGLEAIWLMLGAANRYFSAHEPWKLAKSESAADRARFGTVLYTTLEVVRIAALLVQPVMPESAGKLLDLLGQPSEQRMFTAVAGRLAPGRTLPAPSGVFPRYQP, from the coding sequence ATGCAGCCCTTCTACGTCACCACCGCGATCACCTACCCCAACGGTGACCCGCACATCGGCCACGCCTACGAGTACATCGCCACCGACGCGATCGCCCGGTTCCACCGGCTCGACGGGTTCGACGTGCGGTATCTGACCGGCACCGACGAGCACGGGCTGAAGATGGCCGAAACCGCCGCCGCCGAAGGTATTCCGACCGCGGAACTGGCCCGGCGCAACTCCGATGTGTTCGAGCGTCTGCAGCGTAAGCTCAACATCTCCTTCGACCGGTTCATCCGCACCACCGACCCCGATCACCTGGAGGCCTCCAAGGCGATCTGGCAACGCATGGTCGACGCCGGGGACATCTACCTGGACGCCTACTCGGGCTGGTACTCGGTGCGCGACGAGCGGTTCTTCACCGAGGGCGAGACCCGGGCGCTCGACGACGGTACGCGGGTGGCGGCCGAAACCGGGGCGCCGGTGACCTGGACCGAGGAGCAGACCTACTTCTTCCGGCTGTCGGCCTACACCGACCGGTTGCTGGCGCACTATGAGGCCAACCCGGGTTTCATCGCCCCCGAGGTGCGCCGCAATGAGGTGGTCAGCTTCGTCTCCGGCGGGCTGCGCGACCTGTCGATCTCCCGCACCTCGTTCGACTGGGGTGTGCCGGTGCCCGGCCACCCCGACCACGTGATGTACGTCTGGGTGGACGCCCTGACCAACTATCTGACCGGGGTCGGCTACCCCGACACCGACTCCGAGTCCTTCCGCCGGTACTGGCCGGCCGATCTACACATGATCGGCAAGGACATCATCCGATTCCATACCGTGTACTGGCCGGCGTTTCTGATGTCGGCCGGAATCGAGCTGCCGCGCAAGGTTTTCGCGCACGGTTTCCTGCTCAACAGCGGCGAGAAGATGAGCAAGTCGGTGGGCAACGTCATCGACCCGGCCGAGTTCGTCGAGAAGTTCGGTGTCGACCAGGTGCGCTATTTCCTGCTGCGGGAAATCCCGTTCGGCCAGGACGGCAGTATTTCCGAAGAGGCGATGATCAGCCGGGTCAACGCCGATTTGGCCAACGAGCTGGGTAACCTGGCGCAGCGGTCGCTGTCGATGGTGGCCAAGAACCTCGACGGGGTGGTGCCCGAGCCGGTCGCGCCGACCGGAGACGACGAGGAACTGCTCGCGCTGGCCGACGGGTTGCTGGAGAAGGTGCGGGCGGCATTCGGCACCCAGGCCATGCACCTGGGGCTGGAGGCGATCTGGCTGATGCTGGGCGCGGCCAACCGGTATTTCTCCGCCCACGAACCCTGGAAGCTGGCCAAGAGCGAATCCGCGGCGGATCGGGCCCGCTTCGGCACCGTTTTGTACACCACGCTCGAGGTGGTGCGCATCGCGGCGCTGCTGGTGCAGCCGGTGATGCCCGAATCGGCGGGCAAGCTGCTGGACCTGCTGGGTCAGCCGAGCGAGCAGCGGATGTTCACCGCCGTAGCCGGGCGGCTGGCGCCGGGCCGGACACTGCCGGCCCCGTCCGGGGTGTTCCCGCGCTACCAGCCGTGA